In the genome of Xenopus laevis strain J_2021 chromosome 1S, Xenopus_laevis_v10.1, whole genome shotgun sequence, one region contains:
- the LOC108706683 gene encoding protein MGARP, whose protein sequence is MYLCRTAWQKLAPVARNSGAAAALLRDAPARQMSSGSVTGSSGSSLPYTLFVCAAVAGGGIYVYSTLTRDQARFQDRHEYINSRPKPEIATKPWPPQGGSE, encoded by the exons ATGTACCTGTGTAGGACAGCCTGGCAAAAGCTAGCGCCCGTGGCTAGAAACAGTGGCGCCGCAGCAGCTCTGCTCCGCGATG cTCCAGCACGGCAGATGTCATCGGGTAGTGTTACTGGGTCTTCTGGGAGTTCCCTACCTTACACATTATTTGTTTGTGCTGCTGTAGCAGGTGGAGGAATATAT GTGTACAGCACACTAACCAGAGACCAAGCTCGCTTTCAGGATCGCCATGAGTACATTAACAGCAGGCCAAAACCAGAAATTGCAACCAAGCCATGGCCTCCTCAGG